The following coding sequences are from one Hymenobacter sp. DG25A window:
- a CDS encoding 2Fe-2S iron-sulfur cluster-binding protein: MKAVNITFKFEDGQPEQTHVAAEGESVLDVALNNGIQLQHNCGGVCGCSTCHVYVLQGEADLPEITDKEEDFIDRAANPRINSRLGCQCVVQGHEDLVILVPPQDFLGH; the protein is encoded by the coding sequence GTGAAAGCTGTTAATATCACCTTTAAATTCGAGGACGGACAGCCCGAGCAGACCCATGTGGCCGCGGAGGGAGAATCGGTGCTGGATGTTGCTCTGAACAATGGTATTCAGCTGCAGCACAACTGCGGCGGCGTTTGCGGCTGCAGCACCTGCCACGTATATGTGCTGCAGGGCGAGGCTGATCTGCCGGAAATCACCGACAAAGAAGAAGACTTCATCGACCGGGCCGCCAATCCTCGCATCAACTCCCGCCTGGGCTGCCAGTGCGTAGTACAGGGCCACGAAGACCTGGTTATTCTGGTGCCGCCGCAGGATTTTCTGGGCCACTAA